One part of the Nymphaea colorata isolate Beijing-Zhang1983 chromosome 8, ASM883128v2, whole genome shotgun sequence genome encodes these proteins:
- the LOC116258687 gene encoding dihydrolipoyllysine-residue succinyltransferase component of 2-oxoglutarate dehydrogenase complex 2, mitochondrial-like — translation MMRAVIQKVGRSQSSTAGSLLRNGQFLHKISPELPMLERSFSTLSKERLLLLRGYEHVRNFSFHLSGRPIGWKVTSEFGVLLRRGSSDARWSRSFSSESGDLVDAVVPYMGESITDGTLATFLKKPGDKVAIDETIAQVETDKVTIDVASPEAGTIQRFVAKKGDIVVPGTKIAIISKSGVAESDAPTKEESPEDVPPPPPSTAAQTVEKKQPSEGHTVVKSPPSSPPISKTSPTEPQLPPKERERRVPMTRLRKRVATRLKDSQNTYAMLTTFNEVDMTNLMKLRSDYKDAFLEKHGVKLGFMSGFIKAAVSGLQQQPIINAVIDGEDIIYRDDIDISIAVGTPKGLVVPVIRKADKMNFAEVEKEISSLAKKATDGTISIDEMAGGTFTISNGGVYGSLLSTPIINPPQSAILGMHSIVNRPMVVGGNIVGRPMMYIALTYDHRLIDGREAVFFLRRIKDVVEDPRRLLLDL, via the exons atgatGCGGGCAGTGATACAAAAAGTTGGCCGCAGCCAATCATCCACTGCTGGTTCTTTATTG AGAAATGGGCAGTTCTTGCATAAAATTTCTCCTGAACTGCCTATGCTAGAGAGGAGTTTTTCTACTTTGTCAAAAGAG AGATTGCTTCTTTTAAGAGGGTATGAGCATGTCAGAAATTTCAGCTTTCATTTATCTG GAAGGCCAATTGGTTGGAAGGTCACAAG CGAATTTGGTGTATTACTTAGAAGAGGTTCTTCAGATGCCAGGTGGAGCAGATCATTTTCCTCAGAATCAG gTGACTTGGTTGATGCTGTTGTCCCTTATATGGGTGAATCCATTACTGATGGAACACTAGCCACATTTCTGAAGA AACCTGGAGATAAAGTTGCAATTGATGAAACAATAGCCCAAGTTGAGACAGATAAG GTTACTATTGATGTTGCAAGCCCTGAAGCTGGGACAATCCAGAGG TTTGTAGCTAAGAAAGGTGATATTGTTGTTCCGGGAACCAAGATTGCTATCATTTCCAAATCTGGTGTTGCTGAATCAGATGCTCCAACAAAAGAGGAGTCTCCCGAAGATGTTCCACCACCACCCCCCTCTACAGCTGCACAAACAGTAGAAAAGAAGCAGCCATCGGAGGGGCATACTGTGGTGAAATCTCCACCTTCTTCTCCACCAATATCTAAAACCTCACCTACTGAACCTCAGCTTCCTCCCAAGGAGAGGGAAAGACGA GTTCCAATGACGAGATTGAGGAAAAGAGTTGCAACCCGTTTGAAAGATTCTCAGAACACTTACGCCATGCTGACCACATTCAATGAAGTTGACAT GACAAACCTGATGAAACTCCGATCTGATTACAAAGATGCATTCCTAGAAAAACATGGTGTTAAGCTTGGATTTATGTCGGGATTTATAAAG GCTGCTGTTAGTGGCCTCCAGCAGCAGCCAATAATTAATGCAGTCATTGATGGTGAAGACATCATTTATCGCGATGACATTGACATAAGTATCGCCGTTGGTACTCCTAAG GGTCTCGTTGTGCCTGTTATTCGGAAAGCCGATAAAATGAACTTTGCGGAGGTAGAAAAGGAAATTAGTTCTCTTGCTAAAAAGGCCACTGATGGAACAATCTCAATTGATGAGATGGCTGGTGGCACTTTCACAATATCAAATGGTGGCGTATATGGAAGCCTTCTAAGTACACCCATAATCAATCCTCCACAG TCTGCTATACTCGGAATGCACAGCATTGTAAATCGGCCAATGGTTGTGGGTGGTAATATTGTTGGGAGGCCGATGATGTACATTGCTTTAACATACGATCATCGCCTTATCGATGGAAGAGAGGCAGTCTTTTTCTTGCGGCGCATTAAGGATGTGGTGGAGGATCCTCGCAGGCTTCTTTTGGATCTTTAA
- the LOC116258581 gene encoding uncharacterized protein LOC116258581 produces the protein MNLLSSAVTVTHPQFPVLSKGLPLLSTSLYPSFYPADPTVNGQQQRGGRNRCLKSILVADPKSCYPPSSFASPSSPLAGRRAVTGAGIYAARKWRPFRRRKTQHGAQKFLHLLVYLHRSWPLLLLQEGLQAGVSSVLLGSEDERLRRLLLGLITAGSGGRRRKRRGFRIYLALASLVALVASVFVLLLLSQGNAANLSSVLPPIVMRRLREVASMFSFAFRRRGAW, from the coding sequence CTCATCCACAGTTTCCTGTTCTTTCCAAAGGCCTTCCTCTTCTGTCCACGTCGCTCTATCCTTCTTTCTATCCAGCAGATCCCACCGTCAATGGACAGCAGCAGCGCGGAGGGAGAAATCGTTGTCTGAAATCCATTCTCGTGGCTGACCCAAAGTCCTGCTACCCACCTTCTTCTTTTGCCTCTCCGAGTTCACCGCTCGCCGGCAGGAGAGCTGTCACCGGCGCTGGAATTTATGCAGCGAGGAAATGGAGGCCTTTTCGCCGAAGGAAAACTCAACACGGGGCGCAAAAGTTCCTCCACCTCCTGGTCTATCTGCATAGATCCTGGCCCTTGCTGCTTCTGCAAGAGGGTCTCCAAGCTGGGGTTTCTTCGGTTTTGCTTGGATCAGAGGACGAACGGCTCAGGAGGTTGCTGCTAGGTCTCATAACCGCGGGCAGTGGCGGTCGACGGCGGAAAAGACGCGGATTCAGAATATATCTAGCGCTGGCTTCGTTGGTCGCCCTGGTTGCCTCTGTTTTCGTTCTTCTTTTGCTTAGCCAAGGGAATGCTGCTAATCTCAGTTCGGTGTTGCCGCCAATTGTGATGAGAAGGTTGAGGGAAGTTGCCTCAATGTTCTCGTTTGCTTTCCGAAGACGAGGGGCTTGGTGA